One genomic window of Struthio camelus isolate bStrCam1 chromosome 1, bStrCam1.hap1, whole genome shotgun sequence includes the following:
- the LOC104147398 gene encoding protein mono-ADP-ribosyltransferase PARP12 isoform X1: MALEGQLLRVLCSSGGCLEQGELQRRLPACLRPEQLELVLRDAQRFTLVRRPEPPRADERGATAAAAAVVVVVATSGVRLCPEHGAGCEGQCGRLHLCKYHLKGVCRNQRARKECKFVHNFHSEHNLYVLKQYGLENLNSDELRQLLLQNDPSLLPEVCLHYNKGDGPYGSCTYKKICTKLHICQYFLQGQCRFGSSCKRSHDFLNSECYEKLERQGMSSDVIEKLPSTYRNMYDIKNGTTNVYDTKDGKSSPCKERKRSSSQESSTTNDDKLEQICLYHLYKSCSFKDKCIRVHFHLPYRWQISDGNTWKDLKNMEEIEEAYCDPSKTRKSESSLRMTGKFQMDDDFYHRFSSGVVESGSVLPCICFRNMCCGFAKVRRLSTASSVTKPPHFILTTEWMWYWKDEYGLWREYGKKDDDHAAATVSSDDLEKAYIAKGSPKLNFKAGKHEYELNFGAMIQKNLRYKTEREVCRRPKFVSQSEVEKARKRGFKLSEEESTSMPAHWDKSALPELGFKLIELDSSSDEYKKVQVDFQRTMPKTVIQRICRVQNPSLWELYQWQKEQMQKINGGKAVDERFLFHGTSKKHIEAICQQNFDWRICGLHGTVYGKGSYFARDASYSDNYCREDSHIKTMFLARVLVGEFTLGRSSYVRPPLKDNQNSFYDSCVNSPSNPSIFVIFEKQQIYPEYLIEYVDKALAKMLWQHKQSLHLSSKIFF, encoded by the exons ATGGCGCTGGAGGGGCAGCTGCTGCGGGTGCTGTGCTCCAGCGGCGGCTGCCTGGAGCAGGGCGAGCTGCAGCGGCGGCTGCCGGCTTGCctccggccggagcagctggagctggtgctgcggGACGCGCAGCGCTTCACGCTGGtgcggcggccggagccgccgcgggccgacGAGCGAGGGgcgacagcggcggcggcggcggtggtggtggtggtggccaccAGCGGCGTGCGGCTGTGCCCGGAGCACGGCGCCGGCTGCGAGGGGCAGTGCGGGCGGCTGCACCTCTGCAAGTACCACCTGAAGGGCGTCTGCCGCAACCAGCGGGCCAg GAAGGAATGCAAGTTTGTTCACAACTTTCACTCGGAGCACAATCTCTATGTGCTAAAACAGTATGGACTTGAGAATTTAAACAGTGATGAACTCCGCCAGCTGCTTCTTCAAAATGACCCTTCGCTCCTACCAGAG GTCTGCTTGCATTATAACAAAGGTGATGGACCTTATGGATCTTGTACCTATAAAAAGATCTGCACCAAACTGCATATTTGCCAGTACTTCTTGCAGGGACAATGCAGATTTGGCAGCAGCTGCAAGCGATCCCATGACTTCTTAAATTCGGAATGTTATGAGAAACTGGAGAGACAGGGAATGAGCTCAGACGTTATTGAGAAACTACCCTCCACTTACAGGAACATGTATGACATAAAAAATGGCACCACGAACGTGTACGACACAAAAGATGGCAAGTCTTCACCATGCAAAG AGAGAAAACGCAGCTCTAGTCAAGAGTCCTCAACTACGAATGATGACAAATTGGAACAGATCTGTTTATATCATCTATACAAAAGTTGTAGCTTTAAAG ACAAGTGTATCAGAGTTCATTTTCACTTGCCATACAGATGGCAGATCTCTGATGGTAATACCTGGAAAGACTTGAAGAATATGGAAGAAATAGAAGAAGCATATTGTGATCCCAGCAAAACCAG AAAATCTGAATCCTCACTAAGGATGACTGGAAAATTTCAGATGGATGATGATTTTTATCACAG atttAGCAGTGGTGTTGTTGAAAGTGGCTCTGTCTTGCCCTGCATTTGTTTTCGGAATATGTGCTGTGGGTTTGCAAAGGTTAGACGTCTTTCTACAGCCTCCTCTGTGACCAAACCTCCTCACTTCATTCTAACAACAGAATGGATGTGGTACTGGAAAGATGAATATGGTCTGTGGCGGGAGTATGGAAAAAAG GATGACGATCATGCAGCTGCCACTGTCTCCAGTGATGATTTGGAGAAAGCTTATATAGCCAAAGGTTCTCCAAAGCTGAACTTTAAAGCTGGAAAACATGAATATGAACTCAATTTTGGAG CCATGATTCAAAAAAACCTTCGAtacaaaacagagagagaggTTTGCAGAAGACCTAAATTTGTCTCCCAGTCAGAGgtggaaaaggcaagaaagag GGGCTTCAAactttcagaagaagaaagtacCAGCATGCCAGCTCACTGGGACAAATCTGCCCTGCCTGAGCTGGGATTCAAG CTGATTGAGCTTGATAGTTCTTCTGATGAATACAAGAAAGTCCAGGTAGACTTTCAGCGCACAATGCCCAAAACAGTCATTCAAAGGATTTGCAGAGTTCAGAACCCATCTCTCTGGGAATTGTATCAGTG GCAAAAGGAGCAAATGCAGAAGATCAATGGTGGAAAAGCTGTAGAtgagagatttttatttcatgGGACCAGTAAAAAACACATTGAAGCCATCTGCCAGCAGAACTTTGACTGGAGGATCTGTGGCCTTCACGGGACAGTCTATGGCAAAG GAAGCTATTTTGCAAGAGATGCATCTTATTCTGATAACTACTGCAGGGAAGACTCGCACATCAAGACCATGTTTCTGGCACGGGTGTTGGTAGGAGAGTTCACTCTTGGTAGATCTTCTTATGTTCGTCCTCCGTTGAAGGACAACCAGAACAGCTTCTACGACAGTTGTGTGAATAGCCCTTCAAACCCTtcaatttttgtcatttttgagaAGCAGCAGATTTATCCAGAGTACCTCATAGAATACGTTGACAAGGCATTGGCAAAAATGCTATGGCAGCACAAGCAGTCATTACATTTATctagtaaaatttttttttag
- the LOC104147398 gene encoding protein mono-ADP-ribosyltransferase PARP12 isoform X2 produces the protein MALEGQLLRVLCSSGGCLEQGELQRRLPACLRPEQLELVLRDAQRFTLVRRPEPPRADERGATAAAAAVVVVVATSGVRLCPEHGAGCEGQCGRLHLCKYHLKGVCRNQRARKECKFVHNFHSEHNLYVLKQYGLENLNSDELRQLLLQNDPSLLPEVCLHYNKGDGPYGSCTYKKICTKLHICQYFLQGQCRFGSSCKRSHDFLNSECYEKLERQGMSSDVIEKLPSTYRNMYDIKNGTTNVYDTKDGKSSPCKERKRSSSQESSTTNDDKLEQICLYHLYKSCSFKDKCIRVHFHLPYRWQISDGNTWKDLKNMEEIEEAYCDPSKTRFSSGVVESGSVLPCICFRNMCCGFAKVRRLSTASSVTKPPHFILTTEWMWYWKDEYGLWREYGKKDDDHAAATVSSDDLEKAYIAKGSPKLNFKAGKHEYELNFGAMIQKNLRYKTEREVCRRPKFVSQSEVEKARKRGFKLSEEESTSMPAHWDKSALPELGFKLIELDSSSDEYKKVQVDFQRTMPKTVIQRICRVQNPSLWELYQWQKEQMQKINGGKAVDERFLFHGTSKKHIEAICQQNFDWRICGLHGTVYGKGSYFARDASYSDNYCREDSHIKTMFLARVLVGEFTLGRSSYVRPPLKDNQNSFYDSCVNSPSNPSIFVIFEKQQIYPEYLIEYVDKALAKMLWQHKQSLHLSSKIFF, from the exons ATGGCGCTGGAGGGGCAGCTGCTGCGGGTGCTGTGCTCCAGCGGCGGCTGCCTGGAGCAGGGCGAGCTGCAGCGGCGGCTGCCGGCTTGCctccggccggagcagctggagctggtgctgcggGACGCGCAGCGCTTCACGCTGGtgcggcggccggagccgccgcgggccgacGAGCGAGGGgcgacagcggcggcggcggcggtggtggtggtggtggccaccAGCGGCGTGCGGCTGTGCCCGGAGCACGGCGCCGGCTGCGAGGGGCAGTGCGGGCGGCTGCACCTCTGCAAGTACCACCTGAAGGGCGTCTGCCGCAACCAGCGGGCCAg GAAGGAATGCAAGTTTGTTCACAACTTTCACTCGGAGCACAATCTCTATGTGCTAAAACAGTATGGACTTGAGAATTTAAACAGTGATGAACTCCGCCAGCTGCTTCTTCAAAATGACCCTTCGCTCCTACCAGAG GTCTGCTTGCATTATAACAAAGGTGATGGACCTTATGGATCTTGTACCTATAAAAAGATCTGCACCAAACTGCATATTTGCCAGTACTTCTTGCAGGGACAATGCAGATTTGGCAGCAGCTGCAAGCGATCCCATGACTTCTTAAATTCGGAATGTTATGAGAAACTGGAGAGACAGGGAATGAGCTCAGACGTTATTGAGAAACTACCCTCCACTTACAGGAACATGTATGACATAAAAAATGGCACCACGAACGTGTACGACACAAAAGATGGCAAGTCTTCACCATGCAAAG AGAGAAAACGCAGCTCTAGTCAAGAGTCCTCAACTACGAATGATGACAAATTGGAACAGATCTGTTTATATCATCTATACAAAAGTTGTAGCTTTAAAG ACAAGTGTATCAGAGTTCATTTTCACTTGCCATACAGATGGCAGATCTCTGATGGTAATACCTGGAAAGACTTGAAGAATATGGAAGAAATAGAAGAAGCATATTGTGATCCCAGCAAAACCAG atttAGCAGTGGTGTTGTTGAAAGTGGCTCTGTCTTGCCCTGCATTTGTTTTCGGAATATGTGCTGTGGGTTTGCAAAGGTTAGACGTCTTTCTACAGCCTCCTCTGTGACCAAACCTCCTCACTTCATTCTAACAACAGAATGGATGTGGTACTGGAAAGATGAATATGGTCTGTGGCGGGAGTATGGAAAAAAG GATGACGATCATGCAGCTGCCACTGTCTCCAGTGATGATTTGGAGAAAGCTTATATAGCCAAAGGTTCTCCAAAGCTGAACTTTAAAGCTGGAAAACATGAATATGAACTCAATTTTGGAG CCATGATTCAAAAAAACCTTCGAtacaaaacagagagagaggTTTGCAGAAGACCTAAATTTGTCTCCCAGTCAGAGgtggaaaaggcaagaaagag GGGCTTCAAactttcagaagaagaaagtacCAGCATGCCAGCTCACTGGGACAAATCTGCCCTGCCTGAGCTGGGATTCAAG CTGATTGAGCTTGATAGTTCTTCTGATGAATACAAGAAAGTCCAGGTAGACTTTCAGCGCACAATGCCCAAAACAGTCATTCAAAGGATTTGCAGAGTTCAGAACCCATCTCTCTGGGAATTGTATCAGTG GCAAAAGGAGCAAATGCAGAAGATCAATGGTGGAAAAGCTGTAGAtgagagatttttatttcatgGGACCAGTAAAAAACACATTGAAGCCATCTGCCAGCAGAACTTTGACTGGAGGATCTGTGGCCTTCACGGGACAGTCTATGGCAAAG GAAGCTATTTTGCAAGAGATGCATCTTATTCTGATAACTACTGCAGGGAAGACTCGCACATCAAGACCATGTTTCTGGCACGGGTGTTGGTAGGAGAGTTCACTCTTGGTAGATCTTCTTATGTTCGTCCTCCGTTGAAGGACAACCAGAACAGCTTCTACGACAGTTGTGTGAATAGCCCTTCAAACCCTtcaatttttgtcatttttgagaAGCAGCAGATTTATCCAGAGTACCTCATAGAATACGTTGACAAGGCATTGGCAAAAATGCTATGGCAGCACAAGCAGTCATTACATTTATctagtaaaatttttttttag